Proteins encoded within one genomic window of Halomonas sp. YLGW01:
- the nadC gene encoding carboxylating nicotinate-nucleotide diphosphorylase, translating into MHYHEALAEEIRTSAARLLAEDVGPGDITAQLIPERQWATARVITREPAVLCGVAFVDELFRRLDSRVTLHWQHADGDRLAPGDTLLELEGPARSLLTGERAALNLLQTLSGTATRTRAYVDLIEDTGVRLLDTRKTLPGLRLAQKYAVTCGGGHNHRVGLYDAFLIKENHIAACGGIAAAVKEARGIAKELPVEVEVETFDELDQALAAGADVVMLDNFSLDDLREAVKRNDGRATLEASGNVSDATLRAIAETGVDCISSGALTKDVKSIDLSMRVLDSETR; encoded by the coding sequence ATGCATTACCACGAAGCCCTCGCCGAAGAGATCCGCACCAGCGCCGCCCGGCTGTTGGCCGAGGACGTCGGCCCCGGCGACATCACCGCCCAGCTGATTCCCGAACGCCAGTGGGCCACCGCCCGGGTCATCACTCGCGAGCCCGCCGTGCTGTGCGGCGTGGCCTTCGTCGATGAGCTGTTCCGCCGCCTGGATTCCCGGGTGACGCTTCACTGGCAGCATGCCGACGGCGACCGGCTCGCCCCCGGCGATACCCTGCTCGAGCTCGAAGGCCCGGCCCGCAGCCTGCTGACCGGCGAACGTGCCGCCCTGAACCTGCTGCAGACGCTCTCCGGCACCGCCACCCGCACCCGCGCCTACGTCGATCTGATCGAGGACACCGGCGTGCGCCTGCTGGATACCCGCAAGACCCTCCCCGGCCTTCGCCTGGCCCAGAAGTACGCGGTGACCTGCGGCGGCGGCCACAACCACCGGGTCGGCCTCTATGACGCCTTCCTGATCAAGGAAAACCACATCGCCGCCTGTGGCGGGATCGCGGCGGCGGTCAAGGAGGCCCGCGGCATCGCCAAGGAGCTGCCGGTCGAGGTCGAGGTCGAGACCTTCGACGAGCTCGACCAGGCGCTGGCGGCCGGCGCCGACGTGGTGATGCTCGACAACTTCTCGCTGGACGACCTGCGCGAGGCGGTCAAGCGCAACGACGGTCGCGCCACCCTGGAAGCCTCCGGCAACGTCAGCGACGCCACCCTGCGCGCGATCGCCGAAACCGGCGTCGACTGCATCTCCAGCGGCGCCCTGACCAAGGACGTTAAGTCCATCGACCTGTCGATGCGCGTCCTGGACAGCGAGACCCGCTGA
- a CDS encoding GNAT family N-acetyltransferase: MSVAETGPRAGKARIVYRDALPADGADQAEVFHHAVMQGAAEHYSVEQRRAWASALPREGSAWAARQLLHPTLVAACDGRCVGFLELGQGGDGEGRIETLYVWPSLGRRGIGSTLLQHAERVFREQGLDRLRIEASLMLAARLTQRGWQQEGEEWVERGGERLPRVRLVKRLELLET, from the coding sequence ATGAGCGTGGCTGAGACGGGACCCCGCGCCGGGAAGGCGCGCATCGTCTACCGCGATGCCCTGCCCGCCGACGGCGCCGATCAGGCCGAGGTCTTTCATCACGCGGTGATGCAGGGTGCGGCCGAGCACTACAGCGTCGAGCAGCGCCGCGCCTGGGCCTCGGCGCTGCCCCGGGAAGGCAGCGCCTGGGCCGCCCGCCAGCTGCTCCATCCGACCCTGGTGGCGGCCTGCGACGGGCGCTGCGTAGGTTTTCTGGAGCTGGGTCAGGGCGGCGACGGCGAGGGGCGCATCGAGACGCTCTACGTCTGGCCGTCGCTTGGCCGGCGGGGCATCGGCAGCACCCTGCTTCAGCATGCGGAGAGGGTGTTTCGGGAACAGGGGCTTGACCGGTTGCGTATCGAGGCGAGCCTGATGCTCGCCGCCCGCCTCACCCAGCGCGGCTGGCAGCAGGAGGGCGAGGAGTGGGTGGAGCGCGGCGGCGAGCGTCTGCCGCGGGTTCGCCTGGTCAAGCGGCTGGAACTGCTGGAGACCTGA
- the mtnC gene encoding acireductone synthase yields the protein MIRAIVTDIEGTTGSIAFVHEVLFPYARRHLGDFLRRHHREDEVAKQLEATREEAGEPDADLDRLIVILEGWIHEDRKATPLKALQGMIWEAGYRAGDFTGHVYPDAAEALTRWQAAGRDLYVYSSGSVKAQQLLFGHSDLGDLTGLFAGYFDTTTGPKREAASYARIVEAIGRAPEEILFLSDVVAELDAARVAGLVTCQLVRESGMTTGDHPLAASFDEVRLDGASPDARDDRTRRTTGGHDERG from the coding sequence ATGATTCGCGCCATCGTCACCGACATCGAGGGCACCACCGGCTCCATCGCCTTCGTCCATGAGGTGCTCTTCCCCTATGCCCGCCGGCATCTCGGCGATTTCCTGCGCCGTCACCATCGTGAGGACGAGGTCGCCAAGCAGCTCGAGGCGACCCGCGAGGAGGCCGGTGAGCCGGATGCGGATCTCGATCGGCTGATCGTCATTCTCGAGGGCTGGATCCATGAGGATCGCAAGGCCACGCCGCTCAAGGCACTGCAGGGCATGATCTGGGAGGCGGGGTACCGGGCCGGCGACTTCACCGGGCACGTCTATCCCGACGCCGCCGAGGCGCTTACGCGCTGGCAGGCCGCCGGGCGCGACCTCTACGTCTATTCCTCGGGATCGGTGAAGGCCCAGCAACTGCTGTTCGGCCATAGCGACCTGGGCGATCTCACGGGGCTGTTCGCGGGCTACTTCGACACCACCACCGGCCCCAAACGCGAGGCCGCGAGTTATGCACGCATCGTCGAGGCGATCGGCAGGGCGCCTGAGGAGATCCTCTTTCTGTCGGATGTGGTCGCCGAGCTCGACGCCGCCCGCGTGGCCGGGCTCGTCACCTGCCAGCTGGTACGAGAGAGCGGCATGACCACCGGCGATCACCCGTTGGCGGCGAGCTTCGACGAGGTGCGCCTCGACGGGGCGTCGCCTGACGCCAGGGACGACAGGACTAGACGCACGACAGGAGGACACGATGAGCGTGGCTGA
- a CDS encoding cupin, translated as MSFLNVYSDHDPDQPLLTTRDGERIAAELAAHGIRFERWATKADLAPDADPDVVLAAYAEEIDRLKAENGFATADVIGLTPEHPDKDALRAKFLDEHRHGEDEVRFFVRGEGIFYLHLGERVYAVGCAQGDLMSVPAGTPHWFDMGPAPHFTAIRLFTNPEGWVANFTGETIAARFPRFEALPTGQAEAAEKAQGGVA; from the coding sequence ATGAGCTTTCTCAACGTCTATTCCGATCATGACCCCGACCAGCCGCTGCTGACCACCCGTGACGGCGAGCGCATCGCCGCTGAGCTCGCGGCGCACGGCATCCGTTTCGAGCGCTGGGCCACCAAGGCCGACCTGGCGCCCGACGCCGATCCCGACGTGGTGCTCGCCGCCTACGCCGAGGAGATCGATCGGCTCAAGGCCGAGAACGGCTTCGCCACCGCCGACGTGATCGGCCTGACCCCGGAGCATCCGGACAAGGATGCACTGCGCGCCAAGTTTCTCGACGAGCATCGCCACGGCGAGGACGAGGTGCGCTTCTTCGTGCGTGGCGAGGGCATCTTCTACCTGCACCTCGGCGAACGGGTCTATGCGGTGGGCTGCGCCCAGGGGGATCTGATGTCGGTGCCGGCAGGCACGCCGCACTGGTTCGACATGGGGCCGGCGCCACACTTCACCGCCATTCGCCTGTTCACCAACCCCGAGGGCTGGGTGGCGAACTTCACCGGTGAGACCATCGCCGCGCGCTTCCCGCGTTTCGAGGCCTTGCCGACCGGCCAGGCCGAGGCCGCGGAAAAGGCTCAGGGAGGCGTGGCATGA
- a CDS encoding methylthioribulose 1-phosphate dehydratase, producing MIDLEQLARAQQAIVAAGDELYRAGQVPATGGNFSVRLDATHMAVTASGRHKGRLTPADVMVTDFAVTPVGSPQKPSDEARLHGQLYEDRPEAGAVLHTHSRAATVLSRLVGGETLWLEGFELQKAIEGVSSHDTALAVPIVDNSQDIAALADIVRERLEGLDTRAYLIRGHGLYTWARDMTGCLRQVEALDFLFDCELMMRRAR from the coding sequence GTGATCGATCTCGAGCAACTGGCCCGCGCCCAGCAGGCCATCGTGGCCGCCGGAGACGAGCTGTACCGGGCCGGCCAGGTGCCGGCCACCGGCGGCAACTTTTCGGTGCGCCTGGATGCGACTCACATGGCGGTGACCGCTTCGGGCCGCCACAAGGGGCGGCTGACGCCGGCCGACGTCATGGTCACCGACTTCGCCGTCACGCCCGTCGGCAGCCCCCAGAAGCCCTCCGACGAGGCGCGCCTGCACGGCCAGCTCTACGAGGACCGGCCCGAAGCCGGCGCCGTGCTGCACACCCATTCCCGGGCGGCGACCGTGCTGTCGCGCCTGGTCGGGGGTGAAACCCTGTGGCTCGAGGGCTTCGAGCTGCAGAAGGCGATCGAGGGCGTCAGCAGCCATGACACGGCGCTTGCGGTGCCGATCGTCGATAACAGCCAGGACATCGCCGCGCTGGCCGACATCGTGCGCGAGCGCCTGGAGGGCCTCGACACCCGCGCCTACCTGATCCGCGGCCACGGCCTCTACACCTGGGCCCGGGACATGACCGGCTGCCTGCGCCAGGTCGAGGCGCTGGATTTCCTTTTCGACTGTGAACTGATGATGCGCCGCGCCCGCTAA